A region from the Aphis gossypii isolate Hap1 chromosome 1, ASM2018417v2, whole genome shotgun sequence genome encodes:
- the LOC114119738 gene encoding protein AATF encodes MSSFSEEISSYDEMGSDEEMVSNEEIDSEEFGSDTEIKSSEEFIGSDDEDNYSEDGSSSQDIAKPSTDMEKAQIVIAHKEFYDNLLLLRIKLQKCLALANTLPQDIDKITAEDKEVCAYDTIKDLEQYLTMVVKYQTDLLVKNQNVKMIDKDKVSSLTNKLNHKDFENVLQAHHEIFKPYRDETIQFWNERTKLASGKAAKSDFSAFDQPTLLQIDQIMADKTRLIERTQIKRSKYCIVGNPESINNDVDQEIFDDDDFYHKLLRDYIENKTADVTDSTQLGKQWLQLQKLRSKMKRKVDTRSTKGRKLRYTVHTKLMNFMAPNDQSPWSDEAKQDLYNSLFGKKSTG; translated from the exons atgtcaTCTTTCAGTGAAGAAATAAGTTCTTACGATGAAATGGGTTCCGATGAAGAAATGGTTTCCAACGAAGAGATAGATAGTGAAGAATTTGGTTCGGACACTGAAATTAAGTCCAGCGAAGAATTTATTGGTTCTGATGATGAAGACAATTACTCTGAGGACGGATCAAG TTCACAAGATATTGCCAAACCTTCAACAGACATGGAAAAAGCACAGATAGTTATTGCACACAAAG aattttatgaCAATTTATTACTCCTCCGTATAAAGCTTCAAAAATGTCTTGCACTTGCCAATACTCTTCCACAAGATATTGATAAAATCACTGCGGAAGACAAGGAAGTGTGTGCCTATGACACCATAAAAGATTTAGAACAGTATTTGACAATGGtggtaaaatatcaaacagATTTACTTGTGAAGAaccaaaatgttaaaatgat tgatAAAGACAAAGTTAGTTCGTTAACTAATAAACTGAATCATAAAGACTTTGAAAATGTCTTACAAGCACACCATGAAATATTCAAACCTTATAGAGATGAGACCATACAATTTTGGAATGAACGAACAAAGCTCGCTTCAGGAAAAGCTGCAAAATCAGATTTTTCTGCTTTTGACCAACctacattattacaaattgaTCAAATAATGGCTGATAAGACTAGGTTAATTGAACGTACTCAAATCAAACGGTCCAAATATTGCATTGTTGGTAATCCAGAATCAATAAACAACGATGTTGATCAGGAAATATTTGACGATGATGATTTCTATCACAAATTACTTAGGgactatattgaaaataaaactgcTGATGTGACAGATTCAACTCAACTTGGAAA acaATGGTTACAATTACAAAAACTGAGGAGTAAAATGAAACGTAAAGTTGATACCAGATCAACTAAAGGAAGGAAGCTCAGATATACTGTTCATACAAAATTGATGAATTTCATGGCGCCAAATGACCAATCCCCATGGTCAGATGAAGCTAAACaggatttatataattctttatttggtaaaaaaagtACTGGTTGA
- the LOC114132543 gene encoding cyclin-dependent kinase 1-like has product MDNYDKLEKIGEGTYGVVYKCMELSSKEIVAVKKIRMEMEDEGIPATAIREISILKELNHPNIVNLREILMDDSRLYLVFEFVPMDLKKFIDSRPKKHLDEITTKSFTYQLLVAIYFCHVRRILHRDLKPQNILIDTKHNILKVADFGLGRTFGLPIRVYTHEVVTLWYRAPEVLLNTQRYGCPIDVWSIGCIFAEMAQGKPLFQGDSEIDQLFRIFRILTTPTEDTWPGVSDLKDYKPTFPKWSDNMLADSVKNLSSGGVDLMRQMLVYDPSKRINARDSLQHSYFKDLNKSILPALPEIKF; this is encoded by the exons atggacAACTATGATAAACTGGAAAAAATTGGAGAAGGAACATATGGAGTCGTTTACAAATGTATGGAACTTTCGTCAAAAGAAATTGTTGCTGTGAAGAAAATTCGTATGGAAATGGAAGATGAAGGTATACCTGCTACAGCCATTCGagaaataagtattttgaaaGAACTCAATCATCCAAATATTGTGAA tTTACGTGAAATTCTTATGGATGATTCAAGATTATATCTTGTATTTGAGTTTGTTCCTATGgatctaaaaaaattcattgatTCAAGGCCTAAAAAACATCTAGATGAAATTACTACAAAATCATTTACTTatcaa ttATTAGTTGCTATATACTTTTGCCATGTGAGACGAATTTTACATAGAGATCTGAAACctcaaaatatcttaattGATACTAAGCATAACATACTAAAAGTTGCTGATTTTGGGTTAGGCCGTACTTTTGGTTTGCCGATTCGTGTGTACACTCATgag gttgTAACACTATGGTACAGAGCTCCTGAAGTATTACTAAACACACAACGTTATGGTTGCCCTATTGATGTTTGGTCCATAGGATGTATATTTGCAGAAATGGCACAAGGAAAGCCATTATTTCAAGGAGATTCAGAAATTGATcaattatttcgtattttcaG GATTTTAACTACTCCTACTGAAGATACATGGCCAGGTGTTTCTGATCTTAAAGATTATAAGCCAACATTTCCAAAATGGAGTGATAATATGTTAGCAGATTCAGTTAAAAACCTCAGTTCTGGTGGAGTGGACTTAATGCGG caaatgtTGGTTTATGACCCAAGCAAACGAATCAATGCAAGAGATTCACTCCAACATAGTTATTTCaaggatttaaataaaagtattttaccaGCTCTTCcagaaattaagttttaa